A stretch of the Kroppenstedtia eburnea genome encodes the following:
- a CDS encoding OPT/YSL family transporter produces MKHPKALEPFTLFLTVVTAVLGAIIGMQILLTLGITPSTSIIGALIAVVLARIPIQVFKKYRSVHRQNLIQTSISSATFGAANSLLIPIGVPFLMGKTELILPMLIGATLAMFVDAALLYKLFDSKIFPASGTWPLGVATAESIVAGDQGGRRAGLLGVGVTGGLVGSFLGIPMSAFGVAFIGNIWALMMFGVGMLVSGYSIPLFGVDLNKLYIPHGFMIGAGLVAFIQVFLVIVKKKENPGEKEGATTTKSDRDTSRALKFGYLAYLGIVLVIAVTGGLITHMSLGMFLVYLLFAAIAAFAHELIVGIAAMHSGWFPAFAVALITLVVGILIGFPPVALGLLVGFSASTGAAFADMGYDLKTGYLLRGNGKDPEFELAGRRQQLITGMIAFGIAMLAVLFTYQGFFAQNMVPPVDKVYVATIEAGVSGNTAWTLLMWAIPGALLQWIGGPGRQLGVLFSTGLLLVNPAAGWAVLAGILIRFTVLKWKGKGAEAPMSIMAAGFIAGDALYSFFNSLFKMK; encoded by the coding sequence ATGAAACATCCAAAAGCTTTGGAACCATTTACTCTGTTCCTAACTGTGGTGACAGCCGTGTTGGGAGCAATTATCGGGATGCAGATCCTGCTGACCTTGGGAATTACGCCCAGCACATCGATTATCGGCGCTCTCATCGCCGTGGTATTGGCTCGGATTCCAATCCAGGTATTTAAGAAATACCGATCGGTTCATCGGCAAAACCTCATTCAGACCTCGATTTCTTCAGCCACCTTCGGTGCGGCGAACAGCTTGTTAATTCCCATCGGTGTCCCGTTTCTCATGGGAAAAACGGAGTTGATCCTTCCCATGTTGATCGGCGCCACCCTCGCCATGTTCGTTGATGCCGCTCTTTTATATAAACTGTTTGACTCGAAAATCTTTCCCGCATCGGGAACATGGCCTTTGGGAGTTGCCACGGCGGAGTCCATCGTCGCCGGGGATCAGGGCGGGAGACGAGCGGGTTTGTTGGGAGTGGGTGTGACCGGCGGATTGGTCGGTTCTTTTCTTGGCATCCCCATGTCCGCTTTTGGTGTCGCTTTTATAGGAAACATATGGGCCCTGATGATGTTTGGAGTGGGGATGCTTGTCAGCGGTTATTCAATCCCTTTGTTCGGAGTGGATTTAAACAAGCTGTATATCCCCCACGGGTTTATGATTGGAGCGGGATTGGTCGCCTTCATCCAAGTTTTCCTGGTCATTGTCAAGAAAAAGGAGAACCCAGGTGAAAAAGAAGGTGCCACGACGACGAAATCAGATAGGGATACGTCCCGTGCATTGAAGTTCGGTTATCTGGCATATTTGGGTATCGTCCTGGTCATCGCAGTAACCGGTGGATTGATCACCCATATGTCTTTGGGAATGTTTCTGGTTTACTTGCTGTTCGCGGCCATCGCAGCTTTTGCCCACGAGTTGATCGTGGGGATCGCAGCGATGCACTCGGGGTGGTTTCCCGCTTTTGCTGTCGCTCTCATCACCTTGGTCGTCGGCATATTGATCGGATTCCCCCCGGTTGCCTTGGGGCTTTTGGTTGGATTCAGTGCTTCCACCGGAGCCGCTTTCGCCGATATGGGGTATGACCTGAAAACGGGATATTTGCTGCGCGGTAATGGAAAAGATCCCGAGTTTGAGTTGGCAGGCAGAAGGCAGCAATTGATCACGGGCATGATCGCATTCGGCATTGCCATGCTCGCTGTTCTCTTTACCTATCAAGGGTTCTTCGCCCAAAACATGGTGCCGCCTGTGGACAAGGTTTATGTGGCGACCATCGAAGCCGGGGTGTCGGGGAATACTGCTTGGACATTGCTGATGTGGGCGATTCCGGGAGCATTGCTTCAATGGATCGGAGGTCCGGGAAGACAGCTGGGAGTGTTATTCTCCACCGGACTGTTATTGGTGAATCCGGCAGCCGGTTGGGCGGTGTTGGCCGGGATTTTGATCCGGTTTACAGTCCTTAAATGGAAAGGAAAAGGGGCGGAGGCTCCGATGAGCATTATGGCCGCCGGATTTATTGCCGGGGATGCCTTGTACAGCTTTTTCAACTCCTTATTTAAAATGAAGTGA
- a CDS encoding IclR family transcriptional regulator encodes MSLKTLDNSLELLKYFTEKNTAWGVRELAKEMNMSHSIVYRILSTFEKHGFLIQNPDTKKYELGLKFWEYGQLVQEKFRLLDLIHPIMERISEETGESIFLTRLDGMEGVCADIAESSQMIKYAVSVGTRTPLYAGASNKTIMAYLPKEKQEAIIQEGLNPMTDKTIVDADKLVSELAEIREKGWCFSVGEYSESVFALTVPLFNWKKEIIASLAMAGPEYRVNDMDVPEMLKILQRECSEIQNYFDRYRITHI; translated from the coding sequence ATGAGTTTAAAAACATTGGACAATTCTCTGGAACTCCTTAAATACTTTACGGAGAAAAACACCGCTTGGGGTGTACGGGAGCTGGCCAAAGAGATGAACATGAGCCACTCCATCGTCTATCGCATCCTGTCCACTTTTGAAAAACACGGATTTTTAATCCAAAACCCCGATACAAAAAAGTACGAGTTGGGGCTTAAGTTTTGGGAATACGGACAATTGGTTCAAGAGAAGTTTCGCCTGCTGGATCTCATCCATCCCATCATGGAAAGAATCTCCGAGGAAACCGGTGAATCGATCTTTCTGACCCGGCTGGATGGAATGGAGGGGGTGTGTGCGGACATCGCAGAAAGCTCGCAAATGATCAAATATGCAGTGTCTGTGGGGACCCGGACCCCTCTGTATGCAGGTGCATCCAACAAGACGATCATGGCATATCTCCCCAAGGAAAAGCAGGAAGCCATCATTCAAGAAGGGTTAAACCCGATGACGGACAAGACGATCGTGGATGCCGACAAGCTGGTTTCGGAATTGGCGGAGATCAGGGAAAAGGGTTGGTGTTTTTCCGTAGGGGAATACTCTGAGTCTGTGTTCGCTTTGACCGTGCCGCTTTTCAACTGGAAAAAGGAAATTATCGCTTCACTGGCTATGGCCGGTCCTGAATACCGCGTCAACGACATGGATGTTCCCGAGATGTTGAAAATCTTGCAACGGGAATGTTCAGAGATTCAAAATTACTTCGACCGATATCGGATTACCCATATCTAG
- a CDS encoding DUF917 domain-containing protein, with translation MAGLILNERVVEAAVYGGAVLGGGGGGWIQDGLQMGRLALEVGNPQLITMDDVDDDDVIVTVALIGAPAAVDQYVKPVHYMRALELLSEKLDTKIRGIITNENGAGTTVNGWLQSALSGIPVLDAPSNGRAHPTGSMGAMNLSEDEGYVSIQAAAGGKGDRYMEIWTSGSLDKASSIIRNASIQAGGVLAVARNPVQAGYVKQNGAPGAIQQAIEVGTALLNHSGEKAVEAVTSRLGGRIITLGEVTDFHLETSGGFDVGKVTVNSHELTFWNEYMTLERSGERLATFPDLIMTFDVETGRPVVSAEVSKGQSIAVIAVPKANLKLGATMRNRKLLKQIEDIIGQSIIPYAIS, from the coding sequence ATGGCTGGATTGATATTAAATGAACGTGTTGTGGAAGCGGCGGTTTATGGAGGAGCAGTATTGGGCGGAGGAGGTGGCGGTTGGATTCAGGATGGCTTGCAGATGGGGCGTCTGGCACTCGAAGTGGGCAACCCTCAGCTGATCACGATGGATGATGTGGACGATGATGATGTCATCGTGACCGTCGCTCTTATTGGAGCCCCTGCCGCTGTCGATCAATATGTCAAGCCTGTTCACTACATGCGGGCGTTGGAGCTGTTATCCGAAAAACTGGATACTAAGATCCGGGGAATCATTACGAATGAAAACGGAGCAGGCACCACAGTGAATGGATGGCTCCAATCCGCTTTGTCGGGAATTCCCGTGCTTGATGCCCCTTCCAACGGAAGAGCCCATCCGACGGGCAGCATGGGGGCGATGAATTTATCGGAGGATGAAGGGTATGTGTCGATCCAGGCGGCTGCCGGGGGCAAGGGTGACCGTTATATGGAGATCTGGACGTCGGGTTCCTTGGACAAGGCATCCTCCATCATCCGAAATGCGTCCATCCAGGCGGGCGGTGTGCTTGCAGTGGCAAGAAATCCGGTTCAAGCCGGTTATGTGAAACAAAACGGGGCGCCGGGAGCGATTCAGCAAGCGATTGAGGTGGGCACAGCTCTCTTGAATCACAGCGGTGAAAAGGCGGTGGAAGCTGTTACATCCCGGTTGGGGGGCAGAATCATCACCCTGGGAGAGGTGACGGATTTCCATTTGGAGACATCCGGCGGGTTTGATGTGGGAAAAGTGACGGTCAACTCCCATGAGCTCACCTTCTGGAACGAGTATATGACATTGGAACGGAGCGGTGAACGACTCGCCACATTCCCGGATCTGATCATGACATTTGATGTCGAAACGGGTAGACCCGTCGTGTCAGCGGAGGTCTCCAAAGGGCAATCCATCGCGGTCATCGCCGTCCCAAAAGCAAATCTCAAATTGGGTGCGACGATGAGAAACCGAAAACTGTTAAAACAAATTGAAGATATCATCGGTCAATCCATCATTCCATACGCTATTTCGTGA